Proteins from a single region of Aureibacter tunicatorum:
- a CDS encoding WD40/YVTN/BNR-like repeat-containing protein, with protein sequence MRKIFIYITFIALFSCKKEEVFISPQWVDISTSLLDSLNSTYAFSYSDIYYLDENSLVLVQNIYNVVGARIQKSVDAGSTWKDVYSVDFANNFTMTTYDSKYVWFFTDRLQGEFPAVIYSYDGGLNWTENLTNNGFDRNFAPKKAYFVTNEIGWVVGADSLNSSYPEIYKTVDGGINWRKQFNFDPQEKPGYFTDIQFIDQNEGIASSSQGIWKSTNGGNTWTRIFNEINNADYTSVFILDENTYYIGGNKPVNNEPFIYKSSNAGSSWTEQNIPSTTNNDFSDFISINFQNESEGYALMRGYFLNTTNGGNNWNINFTIDQDIRGYFNDVDYYDLNEYTERLVCGFSNYRLFYYGNRKTENNTDSIVNRSNDGL encoded by the coding sequence ATGAGAAAGATTTTCATATATATTACTTTTATTGCCTTGTTTAGCTGTAAGAAAGAAGAGGTTTTCATCTCTCCCCAATGGGTGGACATCAGCACTTCTTTACTGGATTCTTTAAACAGCACTTACGCGTTCAGCTATTCTGATATTTATTATTTGGATGAAAACTCATTAGTCCTTGTTCAGAATATTTACAATGTAGTAGGCGCTAGGATTCAAAAAAGCGTCGACGCCGGCAGCACATGGAAAGATGTGTACTCCGTGGACTTTGCCAATAATTTCACCATGACAACATATGACAGCAAATATGTGTGGTTTTTCACTGACAGACTACAAGGAGAATTTCCTGCTGTGATTTACTCTTATGACGGAGGGTTGAATTGGACAGAAAACCTAACCAACAATGGATTTGACAGAAATTTCGCTCCCAAGAAAGCCTATTTTGTAACCAATGAGATAGGCTGGGTAGTAGGCGCCGATTCTTTGAACTCTTCTTACCCTGAAATTTACAAGACAGTAGATGGAGGAATCAACTGGAGAAAACAATTCAATTTCGATCCACAGGAAAAACCAGGGTACTTTACCGACATCCAATTCATCGATCAAAACGAAGGCATTGCCTCTTCATCTCAAGGGATTTGGAAATCCACTAATGGCGGAAATACTTGGACACGAATCTTCAACGAAATCAACAATGCAGATTATACCAGTGTATTCATTTTGGATGAGAACACTTACTATATAGGCGGCAACAAACCCGTAAACAATGAGCCTTTTATCTACAAAAGCTCTAATGCCGGAAGCTCATGGACAGAACAAAACATCCCTTCAACTACCAACAACGATTTTTCGGATTTTATCAGTATCAATTTCCAAAACGAATCGGAAGGTTATGCGCTCATGAGGGGCTATTTTCTCAACACAACCAACGGCGGAAATAATTGGAATATCAACTTCACTATCGATCAAGATATACGCGGATATTTCAATGATGTAGACTATTACGACCTCAATGAATATACTGAAAGGCTAGTCTGCGGATTTTCAAATTATCGCCTTTTTTATTACGGGAATAGAAAAACGGAAAACAATACGGACAGTATAGTCAACAGGTCAAATGACGGCTTGTAA